From Sardina pilchardus chromosome 9, fSarPil1.1, whole genome shotgun sequence, a single genomic window includes:
- the LOC134092142 gene encoding helicase with zinc finger domain 2-like, which produces MAVSEISILNEVFQTAELRIACSICTTREKEITYSIKTIPHRCQENVLLVKLKKDGKCWRPISKRPEYPNPMRYDVCWFFVEGSGCTVHGKRCTFARSAEEVLIWNFLKSQYLDLESLISLISESGQNVSNLEGVSEKIFTGCGGEFQELCRECFNGIPCRITERESSHVCGTVLGHRWRPMMVHCSEQTPGNRVFSEIRPLPPKPLLQLCCYDTKDKSPGHSPLECQFAHNKVELAVWKQEVNSEWNRKELLWLSQKRRQPQHSNVVRLPSRNTTAGPHASNDSSDAGVQGPVENETSYQDRLLKEYRDSDKAVVIP; this is translated from the exons ATGGCTGTCAGTGAAATATCCATTCTTAACGAGGTATTCCAAACAGCTGAGCTGCGGATAGCCTGTTCTATTTGCACCACCAGGGAAAAGGAAATCACATATTCAATAAAGACCATACCACACAGGTGTCAAGAGAATGTGCTCTTAGTTAAACTCAAGAAAGATGGAAAATGCTGGAGGCCAATTTCAAAACGACCAGAATACCCAAATCCAATGCGGTATGATGTGTGTTGGTTCTTTGTAGAGGGTAGTGGATGCACTGTACATGGAAAGAGATGTACCTTTGCAAGGAGTGCTGAGGAAGTTTTGATTTGGAATTTCCTAAAGAGCCAATATCTAGATCTTGAGTCTTTAATCAGTCTGATTAGTGAGTCGGGACAGAATGTCTCCAACCTGGAAGGGGTTTCGGAAAAGATATTTACAGGCTGCGGTGGAGAATTTCAGGAGCTCTGCAGAGAATGTTTCAATGGAATTCCATGTaggataacagagagagagtcaagcCATGTTTGTGGCACAGTTTTGGGACATCGCTGGAGGCCAATGATGGTACATTGTTCAGAACAGACTCCGGGCAACCGAGTGTTCAGTGAGATACGACCACTTCCTCCCAAACCCTTGCTGCAACTGTGCTGCTATGATACCAAAGATAAGTCCCCAGGGCACAGTCCTCTGGAGTGCCAGTTTGCCCATAACAAAGTGGAGTTGGCAGTTTGGAAGCAGGAAGTCAACAGTGAGTGGAATCGTAAGGAGCTTCTGTGGCTCTCTCAAAAGAGGAGGCAGCCACAGCACTCAAATGTAGTCCGGTTACCCTCTCGGAACACCACTGCTGGACCGCATGCATCAAACGACAG CAGTGACGCAGGTGTCCAAGGGCCCGTGGAGAATGAGACTTCCTACCAGGATCGTCTACTCAAGGAGTATAGAGACAGTGACAAAGCAGTTGTGATT CCTTAA